From the genome of Fusarium oxysporum f. sp. lycopersici 4287 chromosome 3, whole genome shotgun sequence, one region includes:
- a CDS encoding hypothetical protein (At least one base has a quality score < 10), whose amino-acid sequence MNGDRWEIYEDSKVLSWWQRPSVYWLLFPFTVFTLAFGGVMVPKLNLILDLVCKQYLADQKFLDPNITFNAILLGSDNPQCKIPGVQKNAATFMLVMNLITGLLSAIVTPKLGHLSDRYGRTRLMALASCGGLVAEFITILVARFPQVIDHRWLVLGSVFDGLTGSFTAGSILHQSYISDCTPPSKRAASIGYMHACLFTGLAFGPLLAGYFAKGTGSLLSIFYVVLGCHSMFVIVIRFIVPESLPKEKQLLAREKWDKEQELRAQTRRSLLSTIQTTNPFEPLKVLSPTGPGTSPALRRNLVALALNDIIIFGISQAAGAVIILYSEYMYGWGTFESSRFVSVLSLVRVAALMGVFPIINYFGRVRPAARRRRDCLTLPAEKHYGADNLDIWVLRAALTSDILGSIGYSLAHSEKVFFLSGMVTAMGGLGSATTQATITKHVPSNRVGQLLGAVGMLLALSRILGPLLFNGIYAATVGTFPQAIFVLLASLYGISFLASFAIRPHVHWEDEQEETRPLSPGQQTYNARTNTLPIDEERVHVQ is encoded by the exons ATGAATGGCGATCGTTGGGAGATATATGAAGATTCGAAAGTGTTGTCGTGGTGGCAGAGGCCCTCA GTCTACTGGCTGCTTTTCCCTTTCACGGTTTTCACCCTAGCTTTCGGAGGTGTCATGGTGCCTAAATTGAATCT GATCCTCGACCTCGTTTGCAAGCAATACTTGGCGGATCAGAAGTTCCTTGACCCGAACATCACCTTCAATGCTATCCTTCTCGGTAGCGACAACCCACAATGCAAGATACCCGGGGTCCAGAAGAATGCTGCAACCTTCATGCTGGTCATGAATCTCATCACAGGCTTACTGAGTGCCATCGTGACTCCAAAGTTGGGGCATCTATCAGACCGATATGGTAGGACGCGATTGATGGCCCTGGCTTCCTGTGGTGGTTTAGTTGCTGAATTCATAACCATCTTGGTGGCCAGATTTCCTCAAGTTATTGACCACCGGTGGCTAGTACTGGGAAGCGTGTTTGATGGGTTGACCGGCTCTTTTACAGCTGGAAGCATCCTCCACCAGTCATACATTAGCGATTGCACGCCGCCCTCAAAACGTGCAGCGTCTATAGGCTACATGCATGCCTGCCTGTTCACCGGCCTGGCATTCGGCCCTCTTTTGGCCGGATACTTTGCCAAAGGGACTGGCAGCCTCCTGTCCATCTTCTATGTGGTTCTGGGTTGCCACAGTATGTTTGTGATCGTAATTAGGTTCATCGTTCCTGAATCTCTAcccaaggagaagcagcTGCTTGCTCGGGAGAAGTGGGACAAGGAACAAGAGTTGAGGGCCCAGACCAGGAGGTCTCTGTTATCCACTATCCAGACGACTAACCCATTCGAGCCTCTCAAGGTCCTCAGCCCCACGGGCCCTGGAACTTCGCCTGCCCTCCGCCGAAACCTGGTTGCTCTGGCTCTCAACGATATCATCATTTTTGGAATCTCTCAAGCTGCTGGTGCGGTTATTATTTTGTACAGCGAGTACATGTATGGATGGGGCACCTTTGAGAGTTCTCGATTCGTGTCTGTTTTGTCGCTAGTTCGGGTAGCGGCTCTGATGGGCGTCTTCCCAATCATCAACTATTTTGGGCGTGTTCGTCCAGCTGCTCGGAGACGACGAGATTGTCTCACCCTGCCAGCAGAGAAGCATTATGGAGCAGACAACCTCGACATATGGGTCCTTAGGGCTGCCCTGACGTCAGATATCCTAGGCAGCATTGGATACAGTCTGGCACACTCTGAAAAGGTTTTTTTCCTTAGCGGCATGGTCACAGCAATGGGAGGACTTGGCAGTGCCACTACCCAAGCTACTATAACCAAGCACGTTCCCTCGAATCGCGTAGGGCAGCTTTTGGGTGCGGTTGGCATGCTGCTTGCCCTTTCTAGGATTCTTGGGCCGCTCTTGTTCAACGGTATCTACGCTGCTACAGTCGGAACGTTTCCACAGGCCATCTTTGTCCTACTGGCAAGCTTGTATGGCATTAGCTTCCTCGCGAGTTTTGCAATCCGGCCCCACG TTCATTGGGAGGATGAACAGGAGGAGACAAGGCCACTTAGCCCTGGACAACAGACATACAATGCCAGAACGAACACGCTCCCTATTGATGAGGAGAGAGTCCATGTCCAATAG
- a CDS encoding hypothetical protein (At least one base has a quality score < 10) — MDQPKSPDPFQQPQQRKRKRRANSDLRQPSPSDYPLEDTGALENIFASYPQMLSTVPQPEGLRGLNEPSWVLQFDHDIHLSNDYPVPNGRPTRVRGPIPGPEPIPLPPQSNRSTEEDCNNTAQSPRAKFKSALQLVTDVIGTERRLTRESLEAAERVRRWREQWGYSSLSPGQSISPPPYSPPRETQPTDPYPLSLLDNREPQHLSLDSSPEPGQIPNPPIPGTAAPSVDILFHEVNNFAKDHGFGIVKYNGYSYKGRKIRYSFQCDRYGESRAPRGAQIRPRKSRKCGCKWKLIAEALEEGKWLLRLHDNPEHHQHNHGPSIGPSAHPSHRRLTEATKATIISTSRRVGVRARDVRAIVQEQYPDSVFTRKDIYNARSLINREKLGGLTPTAALIKLFDDNEIPYLIKWADDDPNRLLGLVWTFPYCLQMWKRFPEVISFDNTYNTNRFKLPLFQATGQTCLGSVFNAAFGLIDNERREGFQFLSESIKQLMAQHSICQPDVIITDFDDSMKAALNDQFPEVQQQLCIHHINSNVLLRAKQRWLKRPSSSSDISGGSDIEAEPPDQIQLNPTDQESISAPVGNDISHTYNGVLAMWKLVLFAETEEAHEKAWINLCKEFNDQRPILRYLHGTYMPVRAQWARCFIRHYRNFGIRVTSGTEASNNNIKGYLLNGMSHLYRLVEAMQDMIRDQRQDFIDACANDEVLTAPEYHRPSADYLGELRALVSSKCLALITAQYRLAKKAMPTGNRPFPPPLDNCVCSVPTELGIPCYHTIYNKLASGTSFTKQEVHPHWRIRDSSSQDPYRRIIDPRVNPPLFVEGLKNRAQSCSIAGWDSTRPIQQKIRAVQFKVCQSENGADLEGV, encoded by the coding sequence ATGGATCAACCTAAGAGCCCCGACCCGTtccaacagcctcagcagcgaAAGCGAAAGCGGCGCGCTAATTCCGACCTACGTCAACCGTCGCCATCTGACTATCCACTCGAAGATACTGGCGCGCTCGAGAACATCTTCGCGTCATATCCTCAGATGTTGTCGACTGTCCCACAACCTGAAGGCTTGCGTGGACTAAACGAGCCTTCATGGGTATTACAATTCGATCATGACATTCACCTAAGTAATGACTATCCAGTCCCAAATGGCCGACCAACCCGCGTACGAGGACCGATCCCAGGCCCCGAGCCAATTCCCTTGCCTCCACAGTCAAACCGATCCACCGAAGAAGACTGTAATAATACTGCTCAATCACCACGCGCCAAATTTAAGTCTGCCTTACAATTAGTCACAGATGTCATCGGAACCGAGCGGAGGCTTACTCGCGAGTCTCTCGAAGCAGCAGAACGCGTTCGGCGATGGCGTGAACAATGGGGCTACTCATCCCTAAGTCCAGGACAATCTATATCACCTCCTCCATATTCGCCCCCACGAGAAACACAACCGACCGATCCCTATCCTCTATCCCTACTTGATAATAGAGAGCCGCAGCATCTAAGCTTGGATTCCTCTCCAGAACCTGGTCAAATCCCAAACCCGCCGATACCTGGTACTGCAGCTCCCTCAGTTGATATTCTCTTCCATGAAGTTAATAACTTTGCAAAGGACCACGGCTTTGGGATCGTTAAGTATAATGGGTATTCCTATAAAGGACGTAAGATACGATATTCATTCCAGTGTGATCGATATGGAGAATCACGAGCTCCTAGAGGTGCTCAAATAAGGCCTCGCAAGTCTCGTAAGTGCGGCTGTAAGTGGAAGCTTATAGCCGAGGCACTAGAGGAGGGAAAGTGGCTCTTACGATTACATGATAACCCTGAACACCACCAGCATAATCATGGACCAAGCATTGGACCATCTGCACATCCCTCTCATCGGAGACTGACCGAAGCTACAAAGGCAACGATTATATCTACAAGCCGTCGAGTTGGTGTTCGGGCCCGTGATGTACGAGCTATTGTTCAGGAGCAGTATCCTGACTCTGTATTTACACGGAAAGATATTTATAACGCCCGATCTCTCATCAACCGCGAGAAGCTAGGGGGTCTCACACCTACGGCAGCACTTATCAAGCTCTTTGACGATAATGAGAtaccttatcttatcaaaTGGGCAGATGATGACCCGAACCGTCTACTTGGTCTCGTATGGACATTTCCATATTGCCTACAGATGTGGAAACGATTTCCTGAAGTTATTAGCTTTGACAATACCTATAATACCAATCGGTTCAAGCTTCCCCTCTTCCAAGCAACAGGGCAGACATGCCTAGGGTCTGTTTTTAATGCTGCTTTCGGCCTTATCGATAACGAGAGACGAGAAGGGTTCCAGTTCCTCTCAGAGAGTATAAAACAGCTTATGGCGCAACACTCTATATGTCAGCCAGATGTTATCATTACCGACTTTGACGATTCGATGAAAGCAGCACTTAATGACCAGTTTCCGGAGGTACAGCAGCAACTCTGTATCCACCACATTAACTCAAATGTCCTACTTCGAGCTAAACAGAGATGGCTTAAGAGGCCTAGCTCTAGTAGCGATATCAGTGGTGGCTCAGATATAGAGGCAGAACCGCCAGATCAGATTCAACTGAACCCTACCGACCAAGAGTCTATCTCTGCGCCAGTAGGTAATGATATCTCTCATACCTACAATGGTGTTCTTGCTATGTGGAAGTTGGTCCTCTTTGCCGAGACTGAGGAGGCACATGAGAAGGCGTGGATCAATCTCTGTAAAGAGTTTAATGACCAGCGCCCTATTCTACGGTACCTCCATGGCACATATATGCCTGTTCGGGCACAATGGGCACGCTGCTTTATTCGTCATTATCGTAACTTCGGTATCCGCGTTACATCCGGTACTGAGGCAAGCAATAATAACATCAAGGGCTATCTATTAAATGGAATGAGCCACCTCTATCGGCTGGTCGAAGCTATGCAGGACATGATCAGAGATCAAAGGCAAGACTTTATTGATGCCTGCGCAAACGATGAGGTACTTACTGCGCCTGAGTATCACCGACCGAGTGCAGACTACCTAGGGGAGCTTCGGGCTctggtctcatcaaagtGCCTAGCACTAATTACAGCACAATATCGACTGGCAAAGAAGGCAATGCCAACAGGGAATAGACCATTCCCGCCTCCTCTTGATAACTGCGTTTGCTCTGTCCCAACCGAGCTCGGTATACCATGCTATCACACGATATACAATAAGCTAGCCTCAGGGACCTCTTTTACAAAACAGGAGGTGCACCCGCATTGGCGTATACGAGACTCATCGTCTCAAGACCCCTATAGAAGGATAATAGACCCAAGGGTTAACCCACCTCTCTTCGTGGAAGGCCTAAAGAATAGAGCGCAAAGTTGTTCCATCGCAGGTTGGGATTCGACACGCCCGATACAACAGAAGATCAGAGCAGTTCAATTCAAGGTTTGCCAAAGCGAAAACGGTGCCGACCTCGAGGGAGTTTAA